From Varibaculum massiliense, a single genomic window includes:
- a CDS encoding ABC transporter permease: MKAPAKAILKRIATLLVSLIVASLVVFLLINLLPGDVTGVILGANADPASVAQLRATMGLDQPLLLRYFSWLGGMLRLDPGTSIFTGQAISQQLPHRLEATFSLVFAGMILALVLAIPLGMFGALRRNRKSGIIVSVLSQLGMAIPAFLAGMLLTIVFAVKLQVLPANGYVSFQEDPLEWARYLFLPALSIGIVQGAVLTRYTRSAFIEVIKQDYFRTARAIGWRFPGALLHHGVRNASLQVITVLGLQLSTLLVGAIVVEQVFAIPGLGTYLIAAVGQRDLTVVQAVVMILVAAVLVINALVDVVYQLLDPRIRQGVER; encoded by the coding sequence ATGAAAGCGCCAGCAAAAGCCATCCTTAAACGGATTGCGACCCTATTAGTCAGCCTGATAGTGGCCTCCCTGGTGGTGTTTTTGCTGATAAATCTGCTGCCGGGGGACGTGACTGGCGTAATTTTAGGGGCGAATGCCGATCCGGCTTCAGTGGCGCAACTGCGAGCAACTATGGGACTAGATCAGCCGCTACTGTTACGTTATTTCAGCTGGTTGGGTGGGATGCTAAGGCTAGATCCGGGAACCTCTATATTTACCGGACAGGCAATTTCTCAGCAGCTTCCCCACCGCCTAGAGGCCACATTTTCGCTGGTGTTTGCGGGAATGATTCTGGCTTTAGTGTTGGCAATCCCCCTGGGTATGTTCGGGGCGCTGCGCCGCAACCGCAAAAGCGGGATTATAGTGTCTGTCCTCAGCCAGTTAGGAATGGCCATCCCCGCATTTTTAGCCGGAATGTTGCTAACCATAGTTTTCGCGGTGAAACTTCAGGTGCTTCCAGCGAACGGGTATGTTTCTTTCCAGGAAGATCCGCTGGAATGGGCGCGCTACCTGTTCCTACCGGCACTTTCGATAGGGATAGTGCAAGGAGCGGTACTTACCCGTTACACCCGCTCGGCTTTTATCGAAGTAATCAAACAAGACTATTTCCGCACGGCGAGGGCGATTGGTTGGCGTTTTCCGGGGGCGCTGCTGCATCACGGGGTGAGAAACGCATCTTTACAGGTAATTACAGTCTTGGGACTGCAACTTTCCACCCTGCTGGTGGGAGCAATCGTGGTGGAACAGGTTTTTGCGATTCCCGGTTTGGGTACCTACCTGATTGCGGCAGTCGGGCAACGAGATTTAACCGTGGTGCAAGCGGTAGTGATGATTCTGGTCGCCGCGGTACTGGTAATTAACGCACTGGTAGATGTGGTTTACCAGCTACTGGATCCGCGAATCCGGCAGGGGGTGGAGCGATGA